The DNA window TCGTTGCACCAACCCAGTCGAAGCACCCTTCACGAGAGGTGTCGTTCGATGCATCGGTCGCTACGCGTACCCCTTGTCCTCACCCTCGCCGGATCGGTTGCGATCCTCGGCCTCAGCACCACCGCGGCAGCCGCGGACGAAGTGCCGGTGACCGCCGTGACCGCGAGCGGCGACGACGGCAACGTTCCGGCGAACACCCGCGACAACAACCTCAGCACGCGCTGGTCCGACGAGGGCGACGGCGTGTGGATCCGTTTCGACCTCGGATCGTCAACCACCGTGGGAAGTCTGGCCATCGGGTGGCATCAGGGCAACACCCGCACGACCAGCTTCGACATCGAGACCTCCGCCAACGGCACCGCCTGGACCAATGCTTTCAACGGCAACAGCAGCGGAACGACGACGCAGCAGGAGACGACCTCGTTCACGCCGCGACAGGCGCGGTACGTACGCGTCGTCGGCCACGGCAACACCGTGAACGCGTGGACCTCGATCACCGAGGTCGACGTCTTCGCCGAGGGCGGGACCACCCCGCCCGCATGTCAGTACCCGTCGGACATCCTCAACCTGACCAACTGGAAGATCCAGCTGCCGATCGGCGACGAGGAAAGCCCGGACGAGGTGAAGCAACCCGCGCTTGACACGTACAAGGTGAGCCCCTGGTTCGTCCCGGCCGCGGACTGCCAGTCGGTGGTGTTCCGGGCGGCGGTGAACGGCGTGACGACGAGCGGTTCGGGCTACCCACGTTCGGAACTGCGCGAGATGAACGGTTCCAGCAACGCCGCCTGGTCGTCGACGTCGGGCACGCACACGTTGGTGGTCGACCAGACCGTTCTGCATCTGCCGAACGACAAGCCGCACCTCGTGGTCGGCCAGATCCACGACGGCGAGGACGACGTGTCGGTGTTCCGGGTCGAGGGCACCAGCCTGTACGTGACGAACGGCGACACCACACACCACAAGCTCGTGACGAGCAGTCTCCAGGTGGGCACGCGATTCCAGGTCAAGTTCGTCGTGAGCGGCGGCCAGATCAAGGCGTACTACAACAACACGCTGCAGACGACGATCTCGAAGAGCTTCACCGGCGCGTACTTCAAGGCCGGCGCGTACACCCAGGCCAACTGCACGAACTCCAGTCCGTGCAGCGCCAGCAACTACGGCGAGGCCAAGCTCTTCAACGTAACCGTCACCCACAGCTAGCCCAGGGACGGCCCAGGGACATCTACGGGTGTAGACAGGTATACGGCGTAGACCCCGATCGGGTTGACTGCCGGACATGGCAGCAACCACCACCAGAGACCGCATCGTCGCAACGGTGCGGTCTCTGATCGTCCAACGTGGCCCCGACGAGGTCAGCATGCGCCGCGTCGCCACCGCCGTGGGCATCACCCCGATGGCGATCTACCGCTACTTCGACGACCGCGACGCGATGCTCGAGCAGGTGGCCGACAACGCGTTCGTCGAGCTCGACCAGCGGTTCACCGAGAAGAGCGCCGGCGCGCCAGCCGACGGACGGCTCCGCGAGCTGCTCGAGATCCACGTGGACTTCGCGCTCGACCAGCCGCGGCTCTACGACTTCATGTTCACCGCGCAGCGCCAGGCCGCTCGACGGTACCCGCACGACTTCCGCGGCGGGCAGTCCGAGCGGTTCAACCCGCTCGCGGACACCGTGGCGGACGGCATCGCGCAAGGCGTGCTCGACGACGGCGAGGTCTGGGAGATCTCGCTCCTGCTCGCCGCGTTCATGCACGGGCTGATCAGGCTCTACCTAGGTGGTCGGGTCGACGTCCCCAAGGCACAGTTCCGCGCACTCTGCATGAGCATGGGCGAGAGGATGATCGAGAGCCTCGCTCCTGCGGCCATCCGGGTGAAATGACGCTTCCAAAATGACACCATCGCGGGATGAGCACTCCGGAGCGGTACGCGCGGCACTCGGCCTTCTCCGATCCCGGACGGCATGGGCCGCTGCTGCGGGAGCTGGACGGGATCGAGGAGATCAGCAGGGCCACCACCAACCTCGTCCTGCACTACCGGGCCGAGGCGGCGATGATGAAGGAGGAGCGCCGCGACGAGATCCACTCGAGGTGGGTCGAGACCATCCTCGACCTCGACCAGGCGCGACACCCCGGACCGCTGCTCCAGCGGCGACCGCCGGGCGACCGGGTGGCGGGGTGCTGTCGGGACCACTCGCTGCTCGCTGTCGCCGCTCTCCGCGAGCAGGGGACTCCGGCGCGGACCAGGGTCGGGTTCGCCGGCTACTTCGACCCCGACTTCCACGGTGACCACGTCGTCGCCGAGTGGTGGAACGGCGAGCGGTGGCAGCGCGGCGATCCGGAGCTGGAGTCGGGGAGCCGGGCGTTCGACGTACGCGACCTCCCGACCGGCGAGGGCGCACCGTTCGAGACCGCCGCCGAGGTCTGGACGGGCTACCGCGCCGGCCGCCTGGACGCCGCCGACTACGGCGTCGCGCGAGGCTCGGATCTGTCCGGCCCGGATTTCGTCCGCCTGTACGTGATCCAGGAGGTCCTGCACCGGTTCGGCCACGAGGCGCTGCTCTGGGACGGCGTCGGCGACGGGATCCAGGACGAGGACGCGGACGAGCTGGCCCAGCTCCTGCTGAGGGCGGACGCCGGTGACAACGACGCCGACGATCAGCTCGAGCACCGGTTCCGGACCGACCAGAAGCTGACGCCGGGAACCACGGTCATCCAGTTCTCGCCCTATGGAGAGCCGCCGACCGTGGTCGACCTCACCCGCCGACCGGAAGCGGCCTCAGGCAAAGAGCACTGACCGGGCCTGCCGAGAACCGAACATCGCGGCGTTCTCGTGCGCCACGCCCGGCACGATCAACCGTTGGTGCGGCGCGGACGGAAAGTACGTACGCAGGTAGTTGGTGTAGCGCAGGCCACGGTCGAAGCGGTGCGCGCCCTGCAGCTCTGCGGCCGGCTCGGTGTCGAGCTCGGAGTCGCGTTCGACGTCGGCGGAGCCCAGCAGATAGGTGACCTTGCGGGACAGGTAGCGCGCTCGCATCTCCCGCGCGCCGACCTTCCGCAGATAGTGCGTGTCGAGATTGCGCAGCCCGTACTTGTAGTTGTCGTACTCCGCGCACGAACTGTCGGGAACGTCGAATGCGGTGGCGGTCGGGTCACCGAGATCTGGGCGCAGATTGCTCAGATACAGGTACGACGACGGATTCGCCACCACGTAACGTATTCGAACGCCCGACAGCTCTGTCGGCGCCTCACCCGCTGCCGCGTACCGCTGGGTGAACTGGCCGCCGGCCGAGTGACCGACCAGTGCGATGCTGCGCAGACGAGGGAATTTCTCCTTGTCCGCAAGGGATCTGAAGATGCCGTCCATGACGGCGAAGCTGCTGAGTCCGTACGGTCCCTCGGCCTCGCCGCCCTCCTTCCACGCCGCCGACGTCCACCGCGCCTCGTCCTCGGCCGGTTCGTCGTTGTGGGTCTGGAAGAACGGGGTGACGATCGCCACCTTCCTGGTGGCGTGAGCAGCGCGAGCGGCGTCGAACAGGCCGGTGAACGTCTGGTCCGGGCGCCGGAGATTTCCGTGGATGCCGATGATCGCGTGCACCACGTACTTGTTCCCGGTCAGCGGAACGGTGCGGTAGTACGGCACCTTCCAACCCTGCGCGACGGTCAACAGGCCGCGATGGTCGTCGGCCTCGATTTCCGTCGCGAACGGCGTGTCGACAAAGATGCTCACCCACCAATCATTCCCTATGGATGCAAAAGTAGTCAGCGAACGAGGCTGACATCGCCTAGGATCCGGTGCGTGAGCGGGCCTGGATTGAGCGGTTGGGACCGGTATCGGACCTTGGAGAACGAGGTCTTCGAGCTGTACGACAAGGGGCAGTTCGACGAGGCCGTCGAGCTGTTGCGGAACGCCGAATCCGGCCTGGCGCCCTGGCGTTCGGACCTGGCGCACATGGCGGCCTGTGTGCTCGCCGCGGCTGGGCGACCGACCGAAGCGCTGCAAGAACTACAAGCCGCGTTGACGAGTGGCGCCTGGTGGCACCCGCGAATCCTCTTGGAGGACGACGATCTCGCGCCGCTGGCGGAGCTGGACGGGTTCACCGAGCTCGTCGCGGAGGCGCAGGTCCGCTCGGAGAGCGATCCGGACGTCGAGCTCGACCCGATCGTGACGCGGCCGTCCGGTACGCCGCGCGGCGTGCTCTTGGCGCTGCACGGAGCCGGCCAGGACGCCACCGACGCGACGAAGTCCTGGGCGCCCGCGGCTGAGCTCGGCCTGGTCGTCGTCGCCGTACCGTCCAGCCAGCGCAACACCCCGACGTACCGATCGTGGCCGGACTCGGCGATCGGCACCCGCGACGTCAAGGCGGCGTTGACGACGCTGTCCGACGCCGACCGTGAGTTGCCGCTGATCCTGGCGGGCTTCTCCGCCGGCGGCCGGCAGGCCGTGCTGTGCGCGATCGAGGGTGAACCGCGTGCCGTCGGCGTGATCGCGATGGGACCGGCCGTACGCGTCGAGAATCTCCCCGCCGGCACCACGGCGTTGAACGGGACGGTCCTGCTCGGCGAGGAGGACGACGACGTCGGCCCGGACCTCGAGGCCGCGTTGGCGCGCCTCGAAGGGGTCGAGGTCGTCCGCATCCCCGGCCTCGGCCACGCCTTCCCCGAGGACTTCGACCGCTACCTCTCGCCCGCCGTGGGGCGGTTCTTCTAGCGGACCTGGCACGGGCACGTGATCATGACGCCGAACTGGTCGTATACGCCGGGTTTGTCTTCATGATCACGTTCATGATCACGGGCAGGTGGGCCGGGGTCGGGGCGAAACGGGGCGGCGACTCTGGAAAACCGTGGGCGGAGGACCGCCTGTTTGAGAGACCATCGAGGGGAACGGGCGGGGCCGGTCGTGGTCCGTGGGGGACCTGGGTGAGCTGGTCGTACGTGTCCAGCTCCATCGACAACCAGGCGAAGGACAACCGTCATGCTCGATCCACAGCAAGCCGTACAACAAGACTGGCTGGTCGTCGACGAAGGCTGGGGCCGCAAGGCCGTCGACTTCGCGACGCTGGCCGAGCCCGCCAACTGCCGCGAGTACCTCGGCATGCACCACCGCCTCGGCGTCGACCACGGCGACCGCCTCCTCGACATCGCCTGCGGTGCGGGGCTCGCGGTCGAGCTCGCCGCGGTGCGCGGCGCGTCGTGCGCCGGCATCGACGCCTCCGATCGCCTCATCGCGGTCGCCCGTGACCGTACGCCGGACGCCGATCTCCGCGTCGGCGACATGCACGCGCTGCCCTGGGACGACGCGAGCTTCGACGTCGTGACGAGCTTCCGAGGCATCTGGGGCACGACGCCCGCCGCGCTAGACGAGGTGCTCCGTGTGCTCGTCCCCGGCGGCCGCGTCGGGCTCACCGTGTGGGGCCACATCAAGGTGTCGCCCGGCGCCTGGGCGCTCGAGCCGCTCCGGCTGGCGCAGGAGGCGAAGCTCGCGAACCAGGCGGCCATGCAGCTCGGCCGACCCGGCGCGGGGGAGCAGCTGCTGGCGTCCCACGGGTTCGTCGAGATCGAACGGTTCACGGTGCCGGCCGCCTGGGAGTTCGCCGATCCCGACACGTTCGCGCGAGCCCTGGCGTCGACGGGACCCGCGTACGAGGCGATCCAGAACGTCGGCGAGGCCGCGTTCCTCGAGGCCGCGACCGCCCAGGCGCACGTCCAGGTGCGCGACGGCCTGCCGCTGCGGGCCAAGATCGAGGTCGTCGGCTATCTCGCCCGAAAGGCGGCATGAGACGTGTTCCTGCACGAGCCCACACCCACGCCGGAGGCGAAGGCGCTGTTCGACGGCGACCTGGACAGTCCCGGTTTCGTCATGAACGTGTCGCGGCTCTGGGCGTACCAGCCGGCGACGATCGAGGGCCTGTTCGCCCTTCTGGGTAAGGTGATCGAGGGCCAGGACCTGTCGTTCCGCGAGCGCGGGATCATGGTGCTGGCGTGCGCGTCGACGCTCGGCGACTCGGCCTGCTCGGTCGCCTGGGGGCACAAGATCTCCGGTGTCGCCGACGCCGACACGGTCGCCGGAGTGCTGCGGGGGGACGACGCCGGTCTGTCGGATCGCGAACGAGCGTTGGCGAACTGGACGCGGGCGGTGGTCCGCGATCCCAACAAGACCGCGGCCGAGGACGTCGAGGCGATGCGCGAGGCGGGCTGGACGGACGAGCAGATCTTCACGGTCACGGTGTTCGTCGGCATCCGGCTGGCGTTCGCGACGATCAACGACGCGCTCGGCGTCACCCCGGACGCTCCGTACCGGACGCTGCTGCCGCCGGTCGTCCTCGACGCGGTGACGTACGGACGGCCTGTCGACGACTGAGTTCTCTGACTATAGTCAGAGAATGGATGTGAGCATGATCGACTCGGTCCGGCGGTTCAACCGGACCGTGACGCAGCGGATCGGCGCGCTCAACGACACCTACCTCGCGCGCGAACGGCCGCTCGGTCAGTCGCGCGTGCTGTGGGAGATCGGGCCGTCCGGCGCCGACGTTCGGCAGCTCCGTGCCCGGCTCGAGCTCGACTCCGGCTACCTCAGCCGGCTGCTGCGCTCGCTCGAGCGGGACGGTCTCGTGTCGGTGGCGCAGAGCGGCTCGGACGGGCGGGTCCGTACGGCGTCGCTCACCGCGCAGGGGCGGCGCGAGGTCGCGGTGCTCGACGAGGCGTCGGACACGCTGGCGGCGAGCATCCTGGAGCCGCTCAACGCCGGCCAGCGGGCCAAGCTCGTCGCCGCGATGGGCGAGGTCGAACGGCTGCTCGTCGCCTCGACCGTCGAGGTGTCCATCGTCGATCCACGCCATCCGGACGCGCGGCACTGCGTGCGGCGGTACTTCGCGGAGCTGTCCGAACGGTTCTCCGCCGGCTTCGACCCGGCGCGCAGCCTGCCGGCGGACGACGGCTCGCTCTCGCCGCCGGACGGGCTGCTGCTCGTCGCCTCGTTGCACGGGAAGCCGATCGGCTGCGGTGGGTTGAAGCTCCACGGCAACGAGCCCGCGGAGCTCAAGCGGATGTGGGTCGATCCGTCGGCGCGCGGGCTCGGTCTCGGCCGTCGCCTGTTGGCCGAGCTGGAGAAGTGCGCCGCGATGAACCACGTGAAGGTCGTGCGGCTGGAGACCAACCGGGCGTTGACGGAGGCGATCGGCCTCTACCGCGCGGCGGGCTATCGCGAGGTGCCGGCGTTCAACGAGGAGCCGTACGCCCACCACTGGTTCGAGAAGCGGCTCTGATCTCCGCGGGTCCGGGCAGCTCGCCGTGCTCGCCGGTGAGCTCCTGCAACGTCGTCCAGAGCTGGTCGAACCGGCGCTTTCCGATCCGTCGTTCCCAGTCCTCGAGTACGGTCGCGATCGCCTCGTGCAGCTCCTGCTCGAGCCGTCTGCCCTTGGCGGTGAGGCGAACGGTCCGTACGCGCGTGTCGCTCGGATCGGGACGCCGCTGCAGGTAGCCGGCGCGCTCCAGATGCGTGACGAGCTCGTGCATCGACTGTTTCGTCATGCCCGCATGGGCGGCGAGCTCACCGGCGTTCGATCCGTCGATCCCGCCGTACCGGAAGATCTGCACGTGCGCCTGCCGGAGGTCGGGATGGCGCGGGCCGACCTGCTCGAGGATCGCCGCCAGTGCCTGGTCGAACGCGACGCGCAGCAGGCCGAATCGTCGTCCCGTGGGCTCAGTCATGATGGTCAGGGTACCTGACCTTGACGAGATGGTCAGGTCGCCTTACCGTATTTCTCATGACCGACACCACCGCCCTGCCACCGCAGGCGCAGATGATGCAGTTCCTGACAGCCAAGTGGGTGTCGCCGACGCTCGGCGTGCTGGCCGAGCTGGGTGTCGCCGACGCGCTCGCCGACGGACCTCGGACGGCGGACGACCTTGCCAAGCAGGTCAAAGCCCATCCCCGTTCGCTCTACCGGCTGCTCCGCGCGGCCGCGAGCGTGGGCGTCTTCGCCGAGGACGACGGCGGCCGGTTCGCGCTGACACCGCTCGCGGACTGCCTCCGGTCGGACGTTCCCGGCTCGATGCGGGGCGCCGTGCGGCTCTTCAATGCCGAGCCGATGTGGGCGCCGTACGGGCGGCTGATGCACAGCGCACTGACCGGCGAGCCGGCTTTCGACGACCTGTACGGGATGGATATCTACGCCTATCTCGCGCAGAACCCCGCGGTGGAGAAGGTCTTCCTCGACACGACCGTGGAGTTCTACGCGTCCGCCGCGCCGGCCATCGCCGCGGCGTACGACTTCGGCCGGTTCGGCACCGTGATGGACCTCGGCGGCGGCGTGGGCTACCTGCTCGCCTCGATCCTGGAGCGCAGCCCGTCCGCGCGCGGCATCCTGTTCGAGCGGCCTAGCGTGCTGGCCCAGGCCGAGCCGGTGGTGGCGGACCGCGGACTCGAGGCGCGGATCGAGCTGCTGGAGGGCGACTTCTTCGCGTCGGTGCCGGCGACCGCGGACGCGTACGTGATCAAGAGCTGCGTGCACAACTTCCGCGACGACCAGGCGCTCGCGCTGTTGCGGGTCATCCGCCGGGCGACTCGGCCGGATACGCCGCTGCTGATCGTCGACGCGGTCGTGCCGCCGGGGAACGGGCCGCACTACTCGAAGTTCGACGACGTCGAGATGCTCGCGGTCGCGGGCGGCATCGACCGGACCGAGCAGGAATGGCGCGAGTTGGTGACCGCGGGCGGCTTCGAGCTGCGGCAGATCGTCGAGTGCACGCCGATGGCGTATTTGCTCGAAGCGTGGCCGGTGAGCTGACATTCTGGAAGCATGAGCGAAGAAGACGCGCCACCGTTGACGATCGTCCAGCCAGGTGAGGGGTTGGAGGGATCCTTGGGCGCGATCGGTGTCGCGTTCAAGCTGTGGGGGAAGGACACCGGCGGTGCGATCGCCGTGGTGGAGCATCCGTTCCCGGTGGGTGCCCTGGTGCCGCCGCATCTACACACGCTCGAGGACGAGTACTCGATCGTGACCGAGGGCGAGATCGGGTTCCGGTCAGGCTCCCGCGAGGTCGTCCTCGGCCCGGGCGGCTACATCACCAAGCCGCGCGGCGAGCTGCACGCGATGTGGAACGCCGGTGACGTGCCCGCGCGGATGATCGAGATCATCAGCCCGGCGGGGTTCGAGAACTTCTTCCACGAGGTCGTGTCGATCGCCGCCAGCGGCGTCCAGCCCTCGGCGGAGGAGGCCGAGGCGTTGGTCGCTCGGTACGGACTCCAGTTCGACACGCCGGACTGGCTGCCGGACGTCATCGCGCGCTACGGCCTGGCGTCCCCGTCGTAGCCAGCGCTGAGCCGACCTGGTCGGCGAGCGCCACGGCGACGCGGCGGCAGGCATCGATCCCAAGCACCTCGACGATCTGTTCGGCGACCTGATCCGTCAACGCCCGAACGGAAATCCTGATGAACGTCTCGTACGGCGGCGCCAGGAAGAAGTTGAACCAGATCGCGCTCGACACCGCCGCGACCAGCCCCGCCGCCCGCAACCCCGTCGCCGCGGCGACCACGACGAGCAGCACCAGCCCCAGCGCGACGTTCGTGTTGGCGACCGACTCCCGGAACGGGATCATCGCCGCACATGCACCGAACGGCACCACCGCCGCGACTCCGACGACGGCAGACCGGTGGGCCTGGACGAACGAGCCGATGTTCACCCCTCCACAGTCGCACTGACCTGCGCCAACGTGTCGTCAACAGGTGGTGGGACGGCGTCAAGGATGCGTCAAGATCAGCCGATCGGTGGATGCCGGCTCAGCCCTGGGAGGGGATGTCCGCCGCCCGTCGCGCTGCCAGGCTCGTTTCCATCGTCGAACGAATGGGGACACAGATGTGCAAGCTGGTAGCCAGCCTGGTCGGCTTGGCGACGGCGGTGGCCGTGGTGGGGATGGCCACGCCGGCCGAGGCGGGGGAGCGACCGGTCGTCCGGACCGACGCCGGGCTCGTGCGAGGTGTGGCTTCGTCGACGGCGGAGGTGTTCAACGGGATCCCGTACGCCGCGTCGCCGGTCGGCCCGCTGCGCTGGCGTGCGCCGCAGGCGGTGGCGCCTTGGGCTGGCGTACGGGACGCGTCGCAGCCCGGCGACCGGTGCGCGCAGCCGGCCGACCCGGTGGTCGGCTCACCGGCGTCCTCGTCGGAGGACTGCCTGTCCCTGAACGTGACCGTGCCGAGGCGTTCGCCCGGGCGGCTGCCGGTCATGGTGTGGATCCACGGCGGCGGGATGCGGACGGGCTCCGGCGCCGACGCCGACGAGCAGCGCCTCGCCGCGCAGGGCGGGGTGGTCGCCGTGACGATGAACTACCGGCTCGGGCCGTTGGGCTTCTTCGCGCATCCGGGTCTGGAGGGCGGCGGCACGTTCGGTCTACAGGACCAGCAGGCCGCGCTGCGGTGGGTGCAGCGGAACGCGCGGGCGTTCGGCGGCGATCCGCGGAACGTGACGATCTTCGGGCTGTCCGCGGGCGGCGACAGCGTGTGCGCGCAGCTCGCCTCGCCGGCGGCGGCTGGGCTGTACAGTAAGGCGATCTACCAGAGCGGGTCTTGTACGCGGGTGAACCCGGTCGGGAGCTACCTGGCTGGCGCGGGGGCTCCGGCGGAGACGTTCAAGGAACGCGCCGTCGCCGAGCAGCTGGGGGTCGGGCTGCGCGAGTCGCTCGGCTGCGCTTCGGTCTCGTGCCTGCGGGGCGTCGGTGTCGCGGACCTGTTGGCGTACGCGGGGCCGGAGGGGATGGGCGTCTACTGGAGCCCGACCGTGGGGACGGCGACGCTTCCTCTGCACCCGAGCGCGGCGTTTCGGTCCGGTCGGTTCAACAGGGTGCCGGTGATCGCGGGGACGGCGCGCGACGAGGGCACGCTGTTCGCGATGGGCTTTCCCTCGTTCAGCGAGGCGGAGTACGAGGGCTATCTGGACTTCCTGCTCGGCGCCGCGTCGTCTTTGGTCAAGCAGCGTTACGCGTTCTCGTCGTACTCGCCGGTGCAGCTCGCGGTGGCGGATCTGGTCACGGACCGGACGTACGCCTGCCCGATGCAGCAGACGCGCGGGCTGTTGTCCCGGTACGTGCCGACGTACGGGTACGAGTTCGCCGACCGTTCGGCGCCGATGGTCTTCGAGATTTCGCCGCCGTACCCGTTCGGCGCTTACCACGGCTCGGACATCCCGTACGTGCACGACGGCGAGAAGACGGTGGCGTTCACCCGCGCGCACGAACGGCTGTCGCGCACGATGATCGCCTACTGGACGAACTTCGCGAAGCGCGGAACACCCAACGGCTTCGACGTGCCCCGCTGGGACCGCTTCCGGGCTTCCGATCCGGTGGTCCAGTCCCTGGCGCCGGGCCGGCACGGCATCCGCCCCGCCGACTTCGCCGCCGACCACTCCTGCGCCCTCTGGGCCGGGATCGACACCTACTGAGACTAGGGTCGGTGGGGTGGGAACAGCGTTGCTGAGTGGGTGGCATGGGCCGGACGGGTCGCTGATCAGCAACGACGAGGTCGCCGGGCACGTGGGCTTCCCGTGGATCGATGAGGTCGTCTCGCTCGCCACGAAGTACCCGAACTTCTACGTCGACACGTCCGCGTACGCCGTGCACCGCATCCCGCCCGACTTCGTCGACTTCCTCCGCGGGCGAGGCCGTACGCGGGTGATGTTCGGCACGAACTGGCCGATGCTCTCCGCCGAGGCCGCCCTGGCCAGGCTGGACGAGCTCGGGCTGGACGAGGAGACGACCGACCTCTACCTCGCCGGCAACGCCCGCCGGGTGTTCAAGCTGCCGGCCGCAACCTGAGGAGTAGAACCATCGAGAGAAGGATCATCGTCGACCACGTCGCGTTCGTCGTCACCGACCTCGCGGCGTCCGCGGCGTTGTACGAACGGCTGCTCGCACCGCTCGGCTTCGAGGTGCTGTACCGCCACACGACCGCGATCGCCTTCGGTGCGGACGGGATCGACGACTTCGGGCTGAACGAGGGCACGCCGGGCGAGCAACCCACCGTGGCCGCGCACGTGGCGTTCGTCGCCGAGACGCGGGACCAGGTGGACGCCTTCCACGCCGCCGCTGTCGCCGCGGGCCTGACCGACATCACCCCGCCGAGCGTCCGACCGGAGTACTCGGTGCGCTACTACGCCTGCTTCGTCCGCGACCTGCAAGGCAACAACATCGAAGCGGTATGGCACGCCTCGACAGCACAAGCTTGACGGGGACTGGGACGGGGACGGGGACGAGCCAATGACCCCCGCAACCGCCCAACATCGACGTCGGTGATGAGGCAACATCTAGCCCCCTTGACCGCATCGATCAAGGGGGCTCGACTCCGTCGATGGTGAGACCGGTGCGGCGTCGCGACCTGATCCGCGCCATGCAGGTCCATGGATGTGCGCTGCGATCAGGGTCGATCCGACGACTCGTCTGCCTGCCGGAGGGATGGCTGCGATGACCGCGAAGAAGACAGAAGGCCCCAAGGGCAAGACGTACAACGTCCGCGCCGTGCGCTGGGACGGCGGATGGGAGCTGCACATCGAGGGCGTCGGGGTCACCCAGTGCCGCAACCTCCGCGATGCCGAGACCATGGTGCGCGACTACATCCGGCTCGACGAAGGCCCGAAGCCGGCCGAGGCCGCTCGCGTCGCCATCTCGAAGCACGTCGACGAGACGATCGATCGCAAGGTCGCCGAGGTGAAGCGGCTCAACCGCGAGCTCGTCGATATGCAGGACAGAGTCGCGAAAC is part of the Tenggerimyces flavus genome and encodes:
- a CDS encoding polysaccharide lyase family 7 protein is translated as MHRSLRVPLVLTLAGSVAILGLSTTAAAADEVPVTAVTASGDDGNVPANTRDNNLSTRWSDEGDGVWIRFDLGSSTTVGSLAIGWHQGNTRTTSFDIETSANGTAWTNAFNGNSSGTTTQQETTSFTPRQARYVRVVGHGNTVNAWTSITEVDVFAEGGTTPPACQYPSDILNLTNWKIQLPIGDEESPDEVKQPALDTYKVSPWFVPAADCQSVVFRAAVNGVTTSGSGYPRSELREMNGSSNAAWSSTSGTHTLVVDQTVLHLPNDKPHLVVGQIHDGEDDVSVFRVEGTSLYVTNGDTTHHKLVTSSLQVGTRFQVKFVVSGGQIKAYYNNTLQTTISKSFTGAYFKAGAYTQANCTNSSPCSASNYGEAKLFNVTVTHS
- a CDS encoding TetR/AcrR family transcriptional regulator yields the protein MAATTTRDRIVATVRSLIVQRGPDEVSMRRVATAVGITPMAIYRYFDDRDAMLEQVADNAFVELDQRFTEKSAGAPADGRLRELLEIHVDFALDQPRLYDFMFTAQRQAARRYPHDFRGGQSERFNPLADTVADGIAQGVLDDGEVWEISLLLAAFMHGLIRLYLGGRVDVPKAQFRALCMSMGERMIESLAPAAIRVK
- a CDS encoding transglutaminase-like domain-containing protein produces the protein MSTPERYARHSAFSDPGRHGPLLRELDGIEEISRATTNLVLHYRAEAAMMKEERRDEIHSRWVETILDLDQARHPGPLLQRRPPGDRVAGCCRDHSLLAVAALREQGTPARTRVGFAGYFDPDFHGDHVVAEWWNGERWQRGDPELESGSRAFDVRDLPTGEGAPFETAAEVWTGYRAGRLDAADYGVARGSDLSGPDFVRLYVIQEVLHRFGHEALLWDGVGDGIQDEDADELAQLLLRADAGDNDADDQLEHRFRTDQKLTPGTTVIQFSPYGEPPTVVDLTRRPEAASGKEH
- a CDS encoding alpha/beta hydrolase, whose amino-acid sequence is MSGPGLSGWDRYRTLENEVFELYDKGQFDEAVELLRNAESGLAPWRSDLAHMAACVLAAAGRPTEALQELQAALTSGAWWHPRILLEDDDLAPLAELDGFTELVAEAQVRSESDPDVELDPIVTRPSGTPRGVLLALHGAGQDATDATKSWAPAAELGLVVVAVPSSQRNTPTYRSWPDSAIGTRDVKAALTTLSDADRELPLILAGFSAGGRQAVLCAIEGEPRAVGVIAMGPAVRVENLPAGTTALNGTVLLGEEDDDVGPDLEAALARLEGVEVVRIPGLGHAFPEDFDRYLSPAVGRFF
- a CDS encoding methyltransferase domain-containing protein — its product is MLDPQQAVQQDWLVVDEGWGRKAVDFATLAEPANCREYLGMHHRLGVDHGDRLLDIACGAGLAVELAAVRGASCAGIDASDRLIAVARDRTPDADLRVGDMHALPWDDASFDVVTSFRGIWGTTPAALDEVLRVLVPGGRVGLTVWGHIKVSPGAWALEPLRLAQEAKLANQAAMQLGRPGAGEQLLASHGFVEIERFTVPAAWEFADPDTFARALASTGPAYEAIQNVGEAAFLEAATAQAHVQVRDGLPLRAKIEVVGYLARKAA
- a CDS encoding carboxymuconolactone decarboxylase family protein, which produces MFLHEPTPTPEAKALFDGDLDSPGFVMNVSRLWAYQPATIEGLFALLGKVIEGQDLSFRERGIMVLACASTLGDSACSVAWGHKISGVADADTVAGVLRGDDAGLSDRERALANWTRAVVRDPNKTAAEDVEAMREAGWTDEQIFTVTVFVGIRLAFATINDALGVTPDAPYRTLLPPVVLDAVTYGRPVDD
- a CDS encoding MarR family winged helix-turn-helix transcriptional regulator, producing MIDSVRRFNRTVTQRIGALNDTYLARERPLGQSRVLWEIGPSGADVRQLRARLELDSGYLSRLLRSLERDGLVSVAQSGSDGRVRTASLTAQGRREVAVLDEASDTLAASILEPLNAGQRAKLVAAMGEVERLLVASTVEVSIVDPRHPDARHCVRRYFAELSERFSAGFDPARSLPADDGSLSPPDGLLLVASLHGKPIGCGGLKLHGNEPAELKRMWVDPSARGLGLGRRLLAELEKCAAMNHVKVVRLETNRALTEAIGLYRAAGYREVPAFNEEPYAHHWFEKRL
- a CDS encoding MarR family winged helix-turn-helix transcriptional regulator → MTEPTGRRFGLLRVAFDQALAAILEQVGPRHPDLRQAHVQIFRYGGIDGSNAGELAAHAGMTKQSMHELVTHLERAGYLQRRPDPSDTRVRTVRLTAKGRRLEQELHEAIATVLEDWERRIGKRRFDQLWTTLQELTGEHGELPGPAEIRAASRTSGGRTAPR
- a CDS encoding methyltransferase, translating into MTDTTALPPQAQMMQFLTAKWVSPTLGVLAELGVADALADGPRTADDLAKQVKAHPRSLYRLLRAAASVGVFAEDDGGRFALTPLADCLRSDVPGSMRGAVRLFNAEPMWAPYGRLMHSALTGEPAFDDLYGMDIYAYLAQNPAVEKVFLDTTVEFYASAAPAIAAAYDFGRFGTVMDLGGGVGYLLASILERSPSARGILFERPSVLAQAEPVVADRGLEARIELLEGDFFASVPATADAYVIKSCVHNFRDDQALALLRVIRRATRPDTPLLIVDAVVPPGNGPHYSKFDDVEMLAVAGGIDRTEQEWRELVTAGGFELRQIVECTPMAYLLEAWPVS
- a CDS encoding cupin domain-containing protein, with the translated sequence MSEEDAPPLTIVQPGEGLEGSLGAIGVAFKLWGKDTGGAIAVVEHPFPVGALVPPHLHTLEDEYSIVTEGEIGFRSGSREVVLGPGGYITKPRGELHAMWNAGDVPARMIEIISPAGFENFFHEVVSIAASGVQPSAEEAEALVARYGLQFDTPDWLPDVIARYGLASPS